The genomic stretch CCCTTCCCGCGCTTGCGCAGCGTGAAGCCGTCGTAGAGCACGTTGGTCGCCGTGCGCGCCTCGAAGCGCAGCTCGTCGCCGTCGATCGTCACGATCTGGAAGAGCTGCGTGTCTTCCGCCGCACGCACCGCCCAGTCGTCGCTGGAAAGATCGTACATCTTCGGCCCGCTCACGGAAACGACGTAGACCGAACCGATCGTGGGATCGTAGACTTGGTTGTAGCCCTTGGCCACGTTCGTCGTGCCGACGCGGATACGCGGATCGACCACGCCGCTGCGCGCGTAGGTGTGATCGTGGCCCGTGAGCACGAGATCGACCTTGAACTCGTCGAGCACAGGCTTCCATGCCTCGCGCAACTTCGCGTTGTCGCGATCACGCGCCGGCGAAAAGAGCGGGTGGTGAAACGTGACGACCGTCCAGCGGTTCGGGTTTTCCGCGAGCACTCGGCGCAACCACGACGTTTGCTCCTCCTGCATCCGGTTCGAATCGAGCGAAACGATCCTCACGCCTTGGTAGTCGAGATACCAGCACGTCTCCTCCAACCCCGACGGCCCGTTCTCCGGAAACGCGAACTGCGGCCGCCAGTTCCTGCTCAACACGCGCGGCGCACCCTCCTCGGCCGTCAACGCGCCGTACTCGTGATTGCCCGGCGTAGCGACGACCGGCACCGAGGCGTTGACCCACGCCGGCGCGCCGAACCACTCGCCCCACTCCGCATCGCGATGCGCACGGTTGATCAAATCGCCCGCGTGCAGGGTGAAGGCGGCGCGCGGCGCCTCGCGAAACGCCTCGCGAAAGACGCGCGACCAGTGCGTCTTCACGTCGTTCTGCGCGTCTCCGAAATAGATGAAGCTGAATCGCTTCGCCTCGCGGCTGGCCGTGCGGAAATGAAACCACTCGCTCCAGTTCGCGCCGTCGCCCACCCGGTAGGCGTAGAGCGTATCCGGAATCAGGTTGCGAAAGACCACGCCTTGGTAGTGCGCCTCGCCGAGATCCGAGACGAGTTTCTCCGTGGTCGCATCCGTATTCGACGCCACCAGTGCCGGCCCGTGGTCGACGGCCACCGCGACCTCGGCCACGCCGCGCGCCACGCTCGTGTCCGTGCGCCACGTGACGGCCTGCGTCGTGGTCGGATCGTCGGCCCACGTCAGCACGACCCGATCCGGCAAGGGCGTCGGCGCATGCGCCAGCGCTTCGGCGAACGGCGTCGGCGCCCAATCGGTGTGAGCATGCGGGTGATCGTGCGCCCGACTCCACGCCGACAGCACGATGAAAAGGCCGGAGAGAACGAACTGCCGGGTGGTGTACGAACGATTCTTCATCGTCCCGACCTTACCGAGCGGGTGTTCGCTTCGCGCAAAGACCGCGTCACGATCCGGTGAATACGCCGCCCGCCATCCGTCAATCCGCCGCCGTCCTGCCGTCCACCACGGGCAGTGTGAACGCGTAAGCGTGCCGCTCGAGCGGATCGGCCTCCCCGGCGCGATGGGTGTCCACGACGACCCGTCGATCCGAGTACACCGTGAAGACACGAAACATCGGCACGTGCCGCGTCTCGTCGGGTATCTTGGTTCGCTCCAGTCCGGGAACATGCAGGTAGTGGACGTGCCCGATCCGCTTCGAATGCTGGACGCGATCCATGTCCATGTGCAGGTCGCCGGAGATCACAGCCGCCAGATTGGCTCTCGCGACGACCTCGGCGAAACCGGGGTGCGCGACACCTTTGTCACCGTTCTCCGGATACACGCCGACCTGCGCGCCGTGGACGACCAACATCACGGGCTTGGTCGCGCGCGCATCGAGCTCGCCGCGGATCCAGGCGATGCCTCCGTCGTCGAAGTCCCGCCCATGATCCGGCGAGGCGAAAATCAGATCGACCGGTCCCGCGTCGACCACGTAGCGAGGTGATTCGAAACGCTGCCGACCATCCGTCCACTTGGCGGCGAACTCGAGGAAGCGCTCGACGGTGCTGCCGTGCTCTTCGTTGCCCATGATCGGGTAAAACGGCGGCTCGAGTCGCGCGAGCACTTCTGCCGCGGCTTCGTACTGCACGAGCGTCCCCTTGTGCGCGATGTCACCCACGCCCACGACGAAGTCCATCCGTCCCTGCTTCGCCATCGCGTTCACATCCGCCACCGCCTGTTCCAATCCGGGAAACACCGGATCCGGCTTCGGCTCCGCGTCTCCGAGCACGGCGAAGCGCAACACGACGTCCGCGGCCGCCCCGGTCGCATGCGAAGTCACCCCCACCGCGAAACCCCACATCGACACCACCAAGAGCGAACGCATCCAATTCATCGCGCGCGATTTTGCGTCGCTCCGCGCCGAGTCAAACGCCCCATTGTGACGATTGGGTGTCGAGCCTCGATACGCCCGGTAGCCGCGTGAACCCACAGATCGATCGAGCTATTCCAGATCGTACACTTCGACCAAGGCGACGCCCGTGCCGCCGTCCGCTCCCGAGAGGATGACGGTGTACGCCCCCGGCGCCAACGTGGCGACGATCGCCGCCTCGCGATTGTCGAACTCGAACTGAAACGCCCCGGCCACGATCGCCGCCGTGTCGATCCATTCGGCCGCGGTCGAATGCGACCAGTCGTCGTTCGTCGCGAGCGTCTGCCCGTCCTGCACCAGCCGCAGGTGCGGGTCGCGCAGCGGGTTCCCGATCCCCGCTTCGGCGAGCGACGGACCCGCGCCGCGGATCAACACCTGTTTGGGCACCGGTCCGCCGATCACAAAACCCGCGATGAGGACCTCGTCCCCGGCGCCGACGTACCCACGCGTCGATATGTTCATGAGCCGTTTCGCCGCGTCGGCACCCTGCGGATCGGTGCGGTCGTACAGCTCGGCGAGCGCGACTCCGCTACGCCCGATCGCGTCGCTCACCTGCATGGTGTAACCGGCCGCCGGCAACGCGACCAACAGCGCCGCATCTCCGAGCCCGTCCTCCAGTTCGAAACCGCCCACGCGAGCCGTCTCCAGCGCGATCTCGTCGCGATCGACGCCGACGTCCCACTCGTCGTTCTCGCCGATGCGATCCCCGCCGCGATACAAACCCACGACGGGATCCGGCAGCACACCGTTCAGACCGAATCCGACCTGCAAGGTCGGTCCCACCGCCCGCCCCAGAATCCCGATCGGCTCCGCTCCGCTGCACACGAATCCGGCGATGAGCGTCTCGTCGCCGACTCCCGCCCGCCCACGCGTGGAGATGTTCATCAAGCGCGACGAACCCGCGGCTTGATCGACCGTGAACGCCTGCCCCGCCACGACCACTTGGGCCGAACGCGGCGCACCCGTGTCGTTGCGCGCGAGCACGAACCGAAATGTCCCGCTTCCGCTTCCGGGCCCCGGCTCCACCTGCATCCAGGCAGGCACGGTGCCGACATCCCACGCCACATCGGGAGACGCATGCACGAACACGCCCCCCACGCCTCCCGAGCCGGCGAAGTCAAGCGTCCCCAGATTCTCGATACGCGTGCCCCCACCGAGCACCACCTCGACCGCCTCGGTCCGCACGACCGCACCTCCGCTCGTCACCTCCGCGACGTAACGTCCCGCGTCGGCGGGAGTCGCACCGCGCACCGCGAGGATCCGGTGATCGCCCTCCGGCACGGGCTGCCCGTCCTTGAACCACTGCACTTCGTGAAAGCCCACACCGACGAGATCGAGCGACACGAAACCCGTGCCTCCCTCCGGAATCTCCAACCGGCGCGGGCTCGGCCACGCTTGAAACGCGTTGCTGCCGAGCCGCGCCACCGCCGGCCGCACGTGGTCGCCGAGGTGCGTGAACTTGCCACCGATCACGATGTCGCCGTTGGCCCGTGCGGAAGCACTCTCGATCGTGTCGGGGAAATCCCCGAAATACCGGGGTTGAAACGCGGAATCCAGTGTGCCCGTGGCATCCAGCCGTCGGATGTATTTGGTGTATTCGGTTCCGGTCGCAACGAGCGCGCTCCCGTCCGCCGCCACGACGAAAGCGTCGTGGCCTCCGGGCAGGGGCGCATAGGAGGGATCCACCGACCCGTCGTCCAAGAGCCGCGCGAGACCCGGACGCGACATGCCATCGATGCTCGTGAAGGATCCCACCGCCAGCACGTGCCCGCCAGGGCCGACCAAGAGACGGTAGGTCGCAGACGCCTCCGGAGCCGCAAAACCGGGGACGAATCGCCCGTCCTCTCCGATCCGCACCCATCCGCTCCGAGTCACGCCGTCCGCGTCGGTGATGTCGGTGTGTCCACGCACGAAGACCGATCCGTCCGGATGTGCCGCAAAAGATGCGCCGGAAGCGGACGGCATCCGCACGTCGAAGCCCGTGTCGATCGAGCCGTCCGTATTGAAACGGGTGATACGCGGCGCCGACGGTCGCGCATCGAGTAGGGAGTGCCGCGAAACGAGAAGCCGTCCGTCATGTGTCGTACCGATCGACGTACCCGACATGAAGTCGTACGGGAAGTGTCCGTCGAACGCAGCGTCGCGCGTGCCGTCCGCGAGCAGTCGCACGAGCGCGATCGGCGCGGCCCCCGGGCCCGTCGGACTCTGGAACTGCCCCGCCATGACCACGCTTCCGTCCCCAAGTCCCACGGCATCGATGAGGGTTCCGAGCGAAGCCGTCAGCGGCACGAACGAGGCATCGAGCGTCCCGTCCGGCATGAGGATGGCCACTTCGGGCATGACCACGCCGTTTACTCCGTCGAACTGCCCCGCGATCAGCGTCCGACCACCGGGCAGAGCCGCCACCTTCCGAACGTGTCCCGATCGACCCAGAGTACCGGAAAAGTCGTCGTCGAGGCTGCCGTCGGGAAGGAAGCGGACGATGCCCGCCAACCCGCGCTCCATGATTCCAGTCGGTTTTCGCACGCCGACCAGCGATCCTGCGATGTAGCTCGAACCGTCACTGGAGATTGCACCCGCAAAGCCACTCCCGCCCAAGCCGGTCACCAGCCGGTGAATCGTGATCGACGGTTCTCCTCCGTCCGCCGGAACCAACACGACCCCAAAACCGCTTTCCGAACCAGAAACCCTGTTCAGCAACACGAGTCGCCCGTCGGAGAGCAGGCGCGCTTGCAGAAAGGACGAGCCCGAGTCCGGAAGACCAGTGTAGTTCTCGGCCACGGACCCGTCCGCGAGCATCCGAGCGAATCCGTAACGGAACGACGG from Opitutales bacterium ASA1 encodes the following:
- a CDS encoding metallophosphoesterase family protein — encoded protein: MKNRSYTTRQFVLSGLFIVLSAWSRAHDHPHAHTDWAPTPFAEALAHAPTPLPDRVVLTWADDPTTTQAVTWRTDTSVARGVAEVAVAVDHGPALVASNTDATTEKLVSDLGEAHYQGVVFRNLIPDTLYAYRVGDGANWSEWFHFRTASREAKRFSFIYFGDAQNDVKTHWSRVFREAFREAPRAAFTLHAGDLINRAHRDAEWGEWFGAPAWVNASVPVVATPGNHEYGALTAEEGAPRVLSRNWRPQFAFPENGPSGLEETCWYLDYQGVRIVSLDSNRMQEEQTSWLRRVLAENPNRWTVVTFHHPLFSPARDRDNAKLREAWKPVLDEFKVDLVLTGHDHTYARSGVVDPRIRVGTTNVAKGYNQVYDPTIGSVYVVSVSGPKMYDLSSDDWAVRAAEDTQLFQIVTIDGDELRFEARTATNVLYDGFTLRKRGKGEPNELIELLPAETRRKRQPTS